A stretch of the Actinomyces faecalis genome encodes the following:
- the drmD gene encoding DISARM system SNF2-like helicase DrmD — protein sequence MTRPRGGSYRANHCSRRPEIILVPQITSPSRAPEVPQTGQVVQVRGSVWAVTNVAEQGLPRSPADDGVSRLEHVVDLQSLDEDRMGEELTVVWELEVGQSVVPDRGLAESIDADAFDSPETLGAFVDAVRWGAVTSADPKAFQAPFRSGATLEPYQLEPLRRALAAPRTNLLLADDVGLGKTIEAGLVIQELLLRHRARSVIIVCPPSLALKWRDEMREKFGLDFVIVDSARMAADRRTYGLAANPLRLHPRVIVSMAWLPGMRAQRLLREVLSDAARSGTARSYAFDVLVVDEAHHVAPAAPTTAGGGRDTRGYAVDSQRTRALRRLADSCEHRLFLSATPHNGYTESFSALLEMIDPRRFARGADIDATALDEVTVRRLKTQIKEKDFRHREVKVLAYDASPDEEQVYATLDGLLRESGRSQGHRHLDIAALLLKKRFLSSPWAFARTLEGYLDQSVPGGGLDGFDDLDDDYYTEVMGSGQSDEEEGLAAQPEMDTLLATRASNPLSAATRGQLEDLAAWARGYQSRPDSRLEALLSFLDAVCRPDGRTWTNERVVVFTEYADTLDWIVSVLRQQGYGERLEVIRGSTSAEEREEVRARFSASPTEEDVRVLVATDAAGEGIDLQDYCHRLVNFDVPFNPSRLEQRVGRIDRYGQREVPEIYYLAPTGRTGLYAGHQDFLGRLAEKIATETQDLGAINPLIDEEVTTQFLGRALRKASAQGRDEQAITQALAGSATLNQQLTALAARYESRKERMHLTPSAARRVVDEALRLTHQPLLTEVGSEDTDAAVFAVSTLGRSWQDALVGLDTRLAPGRLRPITFDEEARRVPGIVHVHLGHALMRKATRTLRANLFSPHSQMSRVTAVVLPGLEHSCAASLSRLVLVGRGGLRLHEEVFITGVRLRGHRVAEDALSRVLDRALDPDGYRLAGPQVRRHLTNVWNDDGHLRARLVEETERRAATLQDRVTANLEERQQADAQRVHDIFAAFRANLTDSLERLRAEEREQQGMLALWAEDQRHQRARDVRAMEDRLVDLDGEEAREAEAMALRYQDVRPYVSPVALVLAVTEEDAVAWEAQS from the coding sequence ATAACGCGACCGCGTGGCGGCTCGTACCGCGCGAATCACTGCTCCAGGCGACCGGAGATAATCCTCGTGCCCCAGATCACCTCGCCATCGCGTGCCCCTGAGGTCCCTCAGACCGGACAGGTCGTTCAGGTCCGAGGCTCCGTGTGGGCGGTGACCAACGTTGCGGAGCAGGGCCTTCCCCGCAGTCCTGCCGACGACGGCGTTTCTCGCCTCGAGCACGTCGTCGATCTACAGTCTCTCGATGAGGACCGTATGGGTGAGGAGCTCACCGTGGTCTGGGAACTGGAGGTCGGGCAGTCGGTGGTGCCGGACCGCGGTCTAGCTGAGTCCATTGACGCGGACGCCTTCGACTCGCCCGAGACTCTTGGTGCCTTCGTTGACGCTGTGCGCTGGGGTGCCGTCACCTCAGCCGACCCGAAGGCCTTCCAGGCCCCCTTCCGTTCCGGCGCCACCCTGGAGCCCTACCAGCTTGAGCCCCTACGCCGGGCGCTGGCAGCCCCACGCACCAACCTCCTGCTGGCTGATGATGTTGGCCTGGGCAAGACGATCGAGGCGGGGCTGGTGATCCAGGAGCTGTTGCTGCGCCACCGCGCACGCTCGGTCATCATCGTGTGCCCGCCGAGCCTGGCTCTGAAGTGGCGCGATGAGATGCGTGAGAAGTTCGGTCTCGACTTCGTCATTGTGGACTCGGCCCGCATGGCTGCCGACCGGCGCACCTATGGGCTGGCCGCCAACCCACTGCGCCTCCACCCGCGCGTCATCGTCTCCATGGCCTGGCTGCCCGGCATGCGCGCCCAACGGCTCTTGCGTGAGGTCCTGTCTGACGCCGCCCGGTCTGGTACGGCTCGCTCCTACGCTTTCGATGTGCTCGTCGTCGATGAGGCGCACCATGTGGCCCCGGCGGCGCCGACAACTGCGGGGGGGGGGCGTGATACTCGAGGCTACGCGGTCGACTCCCAGCGGACCCGGGCACTGAGGCGTCTGGCGGACAGCTGCGAACACCGTCTCTTCCTGTCTGCCACACCCCACAACGGGTACACCGAATCCTTCTCTGCTCTGCTGGAGATGATCGACCCACGCCGCTTCGCTCGCGGCGCGGACATTGATGCCACCGCCCTGGACGAGGTGACGGTGAGGCGTCTGAAGACGCAAATTAAGGAGAAGGACTTTCGCCACCGCGAGGTCAAGGTGCTCGCCTATGACGCCTCGCCGGATGAGGAGCAGGTCTACGCCACCCTCGACGGCCTCCTGCGGGAATCTGGGCGCTCGCAGGGGCACAGGCACCTGGACATCGCCGCACTCCTGCTCAAGAAGCGCTTCCTGTCTAGCCCCTGGGCCTTCGCGCGGACGCTTGAGGGATACCTCGACCAGTCGGTCCCCGGCGGCGGTCTGGACGGTTTCGACGACCTGGACGACGACTACTACACGGAGGTTATGGGCTCCGGCCAGTCCGATGAGGAGGAGGGACTGGCTGCTCAGCCGGAGATGGATACGCTCCTGGCTACTCGCGCCTCGAACCCGCTGTCGGCCGCCACGCGTGGTCAGCTTGAGGACCTGGCCGCCTGGGCCCGGGGCTATCAGTCCCGCCCCGACTCCCGTCTGGAGGCCCTCCTCTCCTTCCTCGACGCCGTCTGCCGGCCTGACGGCAGGACGTGGACGAATGAGCGGGTGGTCGTCTTCACCGAGTACGCGGACACCCTGGACTGGATCGTCTCCGTGCTGCGCCAGCAGGGCTACGGCGAGCGCCTGGAGGTGATCCGGGGATCGACGTCGGCGGAGGAGCGTGAGGAGGTTCGGGCGCGCTTCTCCGCGAGCCCCACCGAGGAGGATGTGCGCGTCCTCGTGGCCACTGACGCCGCCGGCGAAGGCATCGACCTTCAAGACTACTGCCACCGCCTGGTGAACTTCGACGTCCCCTTCAACCCATCTCGGCTGGAGCAGCGGGTGGGGCGCATCGACCGCTACGGTCAGCGCGAGGTCCCGGAGATCTACTACCTCGCTCCCACAGGCCGAACCGGCCTGTACGCGGGCCACCAGGACTTCCTGGGGCGGCTCGCGGAGAAGATCGCCACCGAGACCCAGGACCTGGGTGCCATCAACCCGCTCATCGACGAGGAGGTGACCACGCAGTTCCTCGGGCGCGCCCTGCGCAAGGCCTCAGCGCAGGGGCGCGACGAGCAGGCCATCACGCAGGCCCTGGCCGGCTCGGCCACGCTCAACCAGCAGCTGACGGCACTCGCGGCGAGGTATGAGAGCCGCAAGGAGCGAATGCACTTGACACCCTCGGCGGCCCGGCGGGTGGTCGATGAGGCACTGCGCCTGACGCATCAGCCGCTTCTGACGGAGGTTGGCAGTGAGGACACCGATGCGGCGGTCTTCGCTGTGTCGACTCTGGGGCGCTCCTGGCAGGACGCCTTGGTGGGCCTCGACACCCGTCTGGCGCCGGGGCGGCTGCGGCCGATCACCTTCGACGAGGAGGCCAGGCGTGTACCTGGGATCGTCCACGTTCACCTGGGTCATGCACTCATGCGCAAGGCGACCCGCACCCTGCGGGCGAACCTCTTCAGCCCGCACTCCCAGATGAGCCGGGTCACAGCAGTTGTGCTGCCTGGCCTGGAGCACTCCTGCGCCGCATCCTTGTCCCGCCTGGTCCTCGTGGGGCGCGGGGGCCTGCGGCTGCACGAGGAGGTTTTCATCACCGGGGTGCGGCTGCGCGGACACCGCGTTGCTGAGGACGCGCTCTCCCGTGTGCTCGATCGTGCCCTGGATCCGGACGGTTACCGGCTGGCGGGACCACAGGTGCGGCGCCACCTCACCAACGTGTGGAACGACGACGGGCACCTGCGTGCCCGGCTCGTGGAGGAGACGGAACGGCGGGCGGCGACCCTCCAGGACAGGGTGACTGCCAACCTTGAGGAGCGCCAGCAGGCTGATGCCCAGCGCGTCCACGATATCTTCGCGGCCTTCCGTGCCAACCTCACTGACTCCTTGGAGCGTCTGCGCGCCGAGGAGCGCGAGCAGCAGGGAATGCTTGCCTTGTGGGCGGAGGATCAGCGTCACCAGCGCGCCCGGGACGTGCGCGCCATGGAGGACCGCCTGGTCGACCTGGACGGCGAGGAAGCGCGCGAGGCTGAGGCGATGGCGCTGCGTTACCAGGACGTGCGGCCCTACGTCTCGCCCGTGGCCTTGGTGCTGGCTGTCACTGAGGAGGACGCGGTAGCGTGGGAGGCGCAGTCATGA
- the atpD gene encoding F0F1 ATP synthase subunit beta, whose amino-acid sequence MADETTTAPEATPGTGRITRIIGAVVDVEFPPDAIPEMYNALKVTIKATGEGDEDHEITLEVAQHLGDNIVRTISLKPTDGLVRGSEVRDTGAPITVPVGDVTRGHVFNVTGEVLNLAPGEKLEVTERWPIHRQPPAFDQLEAKEQMFETGIKVIDLLTPYVQGGKIGLFGGAGVGKTVLIQEMIQRVAQNHGGVSVFAGVGERTREGNDLIVEMDEAGVFDKTALVFGQMDEPPGTRLRVALSALTMAEYFRDVQNQDVLLFIDNIFRFTQAGSEVSTLLGRMPSAVGYQPNLADEMGQLQERITSAGGHSITSLQAIYVPADDYTDPAPATTFAHLDATTELSREIASRGIYPAVDPLASSSRLLAPQFVGEEHYEVATRVKSILQKNKELQDIIAILGVDELSEEDKVTVNRARRIEQFLSQNTYMAEKFTGVPGSTVPLAETIEAFRRIADGDYDHVPEQAFYNIGGIEDLERRAAELAEK is encoded by the coding sequence ATGGCTGACGAGACCACCACCGCCCCGGAGGCGACCCCCGGGACCGGACGCATTACGCGGATCATCGGCGCCGTCGTCGACGTCGAGTTCCCGCCCGATGCCATCCCAGAGATGTACAACGCCCTCAAGGTGACCATCAAGGCCACCGGTGAGGGCGATGAGGACCATGAGATCACGCTGGAGGTCGCCCAGCACCTAGGCGACAACATTGTGCGCACCATCTCGCTCAAGCCCACCGATGGGCTCGTGCGTGGCTCCGAGGTCCGTGACACCGGCGCCCCCATCACGGTCCCCGTGGGTGACGTGACCAGGGGCCACGTCTTCAACGTCACCGGTGAGGTCCTCAACCTCGCCCCGGGTGAGAAGCTGGAGGTGACCGAGCGCTGGCCCATCCACCGCCAGCCCCCGGCCTTCGATCAGCTTGAGGCCAAGGAACAGATGTTCGAGACCGGTATCAAGGTCATCGACCTGCTCACCCCCTACGTCCAGGGTGGCAAGATCGGTCTGTTCGGTGGCGCGGGCGTGGGCAAGACGGTCCTCATCCAGGAGATGATCCAGCGAGTGGCCCAGAACCACGGCGGTGTCTCGGTCTTTGCCGGTGTGGGTGAGCGTACCCGTGAGGGTAACGACCTCATTGTCGAGATGGACGAGGCGGGAGTCTTCGACAAGACCGCACTCGTGTTCGGACAGATGGACGAGCCGCCGGGCACGCGTCTGCGTGTGGCCCTGTCCGCGCTGACGATGGCGGAGTACTTCCGCGACGTCCAGAACCAGGACGTGCTGCTGTTCATCGACAACATCTTCCGTTTCACCCAGGCCGGCTCCGAGGTCTCCACGCTACTGGGACGCATGCCCTCCGCCGTGGGCTACCAGCCGAACCTGGCGGACGAGATGGGCCAGCTCCAGGAGCGCATCACCTCCGCCGGCGGACACTCGATCACCTCGCTGCAGGCGATCTACGTGCCCGCTGATGACTACACAGACCCGGCCCCGGCCACGACCTTCGCCCACCTGGACGCGACCACCGAGCTCTCCCGCGAGATCGCCTCGCGCGGTATCTACCCGGCTGTGGATCCGCTGGCATCCTCCTCACGCTTGCTCGCTCCCCAGTTCGTGGGTGAGGAGCACTACGAGGTCGCCACCCGCGTGAAGTCGATCCTGCAGAAGAACAAGGAGCTCCAGGACATCATCGCCATCCTCGGCGTTGACGAGCTGAGCGAGGAGGACAAGGTCACGGTCAACCGTGCCCGCCGTATCGAGCAGTTCCTGTCCCAGAACACCTACATGGCCGAGAAGTTCACCGGCGTTCCCGGCTCGACGGTGCCGCTGGCTGAGACCATTGAGGCCTTCAGGCGCATCGCCGATGGCGACTACGACCACGTTCCGGAGCAGGCCTTCTACAACATCGGTGGCATCGAGGACCTCGAGCGTCGTGCCGCTGAGCTCGCTGAGAAGTGA
- the atpA gene encoding F0F1 ATP synthase subunit alpha: MADLTIRPEEIRSALDEFVESYKPAEVAAEEVGHVVFAADGIAHVEGLPGVMANELLTFEDGTAGLAMNLDERQIGVVVLGDFTGIDEGQTVRRTGEVLSVPVGDGYLGRVVDPLGRPIDGLGEIASEGRRALELQAPGVMARKSVHEPLQTGLKAIDSMIPIGRGQRQLIIGDRKTGKTAIALDTILNQKAAWDSGDPDKQVRCIYVATGQKGSTIASVRATLEERGALEYTTIIASPASDPAGFKYLSPYTGSAIGQHWMYAGKHVLIIFDDLSKQAEAYRAVSLLLRRPPGREAYPGDVFYLHSRLLERCAKLSDELGAGSMTGLPIIETKANDVSAYIPTNVISITDGQIFLQSDLFNADQRPAVDVGISVSRVGGAAQIKAMKKVAGTLKLTLAQYRSMQAFAMFASDLDAATRQQLTRGERLMELLKQPQFTPYPVEEQVVSVWTGTNGYLDDLEVSEVLPFEAALLSHLRRGSSVLETIRTSGQLSEETEAQLKSEVEAFRSSYAAGDRLLTGGVAAAEDEAPAERTSEQIVLKRG; this comes from the coding sequence ATGGCAGACCTGACCATCAGGCCGGAGGAGATCCGCTCCGCGCTCGACGAGTTCGTCGAGTCCTACAAGCCCGCCGAGGTGGCTGCTGAGGAGGTCGGGCACGTCGTCTTCGCCGCAGACGGCATCGCGCACGTCGAAGGCCTGCCTGGCGTCATGGCCAACGAGCTGCTGACCTTCGAGGACGGCACTGCGGGCCTGGCGATGAACCTGGATGAGCGCCAGATCGGCGTCGTCGTCCTGGGCGACTTCACTGGGATCGACGAGGGCCAGACGGTTCGCCGCACCGGCGAGGTGCTCTCGGTTCCCGTCGGTGACGGCTACCTGGGACGCGTGGTGGACCCCCTGGGCCGACCGATTGACGGTCTGGGCGAGATCGCCTCCGAGGGTCGGCGCGCCCTGGAGCTCCAGGCCCCTGGCGTCATGGCTCGTAAGTCGGTGCACGAGCCGCTGCAGACGGGTCTGAAGGCCATTGACTCGATGATCCCGATCGGTCGTGGTCAGCGTCAGCTCATCATCGGTGACCGCAAGACCGGTAAGACGGCCATCGCCCTGGACACCATCCTCAACCAGAAGGCTGCCTGGGACTCCGGTGACCCTGACAAGCAGGTGCGCTGCATCTACGTGGCCACCGGCCAGAAGGGCTCGACCATCGCCTCGGTGCGCGCCACGCTGGAGGAGCGCGGCGCCCTGGAGTACACGACCATCATCGCCTCCCCGGCCTCGGACCCCGCGGGATTCAAGTACCTGTCGCCCTACACCGGCTCAGCCATCGGCCAGCACTGGATGTACGCGGGCAAGCACGTGCTCATCATCTTCGATGACCTGTCCAAGCAGGCCGAGGCCTACCGAGCGGTCTCGCTGCTGCTGCGCCGTCCGCCGGGCCGCGAGGCCTACCCCGGTGACGTCTTCTACCTGCACTCGCGTCTGCTGGAGCGCTGCGCCAAGCTCTCTGACGAGCTCGGCGCCGGCTCGATGACCGGCCTGCCGATTATCGAGACCAAGGCCAACGACGTCTCGGCCTACATCCCGACCAACGTCATCTCCATCACCGACGGGCAGATCTTCCTGCAGTCCGACCTGTTCAACGCTGACCAGCGCCCCGCCGTCGACGTGGGCATCTCGGTGTCCCGTGTGGGTGGCGCGGCCCAGATCAAGGCGATGAAGAAGGTGGCCGGCACGCTCAAGCTCACGCTCGCGCAGTACCGCTCGATGCAGGCCTTCGCCATGTTCGCCTCAGACCTGGACGCTGCCACGCGTCAGCAGCTGACCCGCGGCGAGCGGCTCATGGAGCTGCTCAAGCAGCCCCAGTTCACGCCCTACCCGGTTGAAGAGCAGGTCGTCAGCGTGTGGACCGGGACCAACGGGTACCTCGACGACCTGGAGGTTAGCGAGGTCCTACCCTTCGAGGCCGCGCTGCTGAGCCACTTGCGCCGCGGCTCCTCAGTGCTGGAGACCATCCGCACCTCCGGCCAGCTTTCCGAGGAGACTGAGGCGCAGCTCAAGTCCGAGGTCGAGGCCTTCCGCAGCTCCTACGCGGCCGGAGACCGCCTGCTGACCGGCGGGGTCGCTGCTGCCGAGGACGAGGCCCCGGCTGAGCGCACGAGCGAGCAGATCGTGCTCAAGAGGGGCTGA
- a CDS encoding F0F1 ATP synthase subunit gamma, which yields MAGNQRVYKQRIRSTQTLQKVFKAMELIASSRIGAARRNAQEAGPYDHALSQAVAAVGTHSSLDHPITQERTDTARVAVLVVTSDRGMAGAYSATVLRESERLLDQLLEEGKEPVVFTAGRRALSYFSFRGREVAQSWTGESDRPSEEMIEEIAQELLERFLAPGEEGGVGEVYIVFTRYVSMVSQVAEVRRMLPLTVVDVDGPGKLNRDDIVAGTEKIRAESTGAAPIYEFEPSAELVLDALLTRYVRSRIRNALLQAAASELASRQQAMHTATDNAEDLINTYTRLANQARQGDITQEISEIVSGADALAAE from the coding sequence GTGGCAGGCAACCAGCGCGTCTACAAGCAGCGGATCCGGTCCACCCAGACCCTTCAGAAGGTCTTTAAGGCGATGGAGCTCATCGCCTCCTCCCGGATCGGCGCCGCGCGCCGCAACGCCCAGGAGGCAGGGCCCTACGACCACGCCCTGAGCCAGGCGGTGGCCGCTGTTGGCACCCACTCCAGCCTCGACCACCCGATCACCCAGGAGCGCACGGACACCGCGCGGGTGGCCGTGCTCGTCGTCACCTCGGACCGCGGCATGGCGGGCGCCTACTCGGCCACTGTCCTGCGTGAGTCCGAGAGGCTCCTCGACCAGCTCCTTGAGGAGGGCAAGGAGCCGGTGGTCTTCACTGCAGGGCGCCGGGCGCTGTCCTACTTCTCCTTCCGCGGCCGTGAGGTCGCGCAGTCGTGGACCGGGGAGTCGGACCGCCCCAGCGAGGAGATGATCGAGGAGATCGCCCAGGAGCTGCTAGAGCGCTTCCTGGCTCCCGGTGAGGAAGGAGGCGTTGGTGAGGTCTACATCGTCTTCACCCGCTACGTCTCCATGGTCTCCCAGGTCGCCGAGGTCCGCCGGATGCTGCCCCTCACCGTCGTCGACGTCGATGGACCGGGCAAGCTCAACCGCGACGACATCGTCGCCGGCACTGAGAAAATACGGGCGGAGTCCACCGGAGCGGCTCCGATCTACGAGTTCGAGCCCTCGGCCGAGCTGGTGCTGGACGCGCTGCTGACCCGATACGTGCGCAGCCGCATCCGCAACGCCCTGCTCCAGGCCGCGGCCTCGGAGCTGGCCAGCCGCCAGCAGGCCATGCACACCGCCACGGACAACGCCGAGGACCTCATCAACACCTACACCAGGCTCGCTAACCAGGCACGCCAGGGCGACATCACCCAGGAGATCTCAGAGATCGTCTCGGGTGCTGACGCACTGGCAGCCGAGTAA
- the atpE gene encoding ATP synthase F0 subunit C — MTGSIATIGYGLATLGPALGIGMVVAKTQEGTARQPEVAGALRTNMFIGAALIEALGLLGFAAGFVF; from the coding sequence ATGACCGGAAGCATCGCGACCATCGGTTACGGCCTGGCCACCCTCGGCCCGGCGCTCGGCATCGGCATGGTCGTCGCCAAGACCCAGGAGGGCACCGCCCGCCAGCCTGAGGTCGCCGGGGCCCTGCGTACCAACATGTTCATTGGTGCCGCCCTCATCGAGGCCCTGGGTCTGCTCGGCTTCGCCGCCGGCTTCGTCTTCTGA
- a CDS encoding F0F1 ATP synthase subunit B — MTITSASPLGIAAVLPASGAPEGIWLFIPHLPDLVWGTVAFLLIAVVLLKYALPRFTEVMDERTRTIEEGLALADKAKADQHDAELQAARLVEEARREAAQIRGQAQDEARAIVAQARTEAQAESGRALEVAQRQILADKQAAQISLRSDVGLLATSLAEKIVGEQLSDAAASSRVIDRFLDSLEADTDAAAQAAARGEAR; from the coding sequence GTGACCATCACCTCCGCGAGCCCGCTCGGGATCGCCGCAGTGCTGCCGGCGAGCGGTGCACCCGAGGGCATCTGGCTGTTCATCCCCCACCTGCCGGACCTGGTCTGGGGAACGGTCGCCTTCCTCCTCATCGCTGTTGTGCTGCTCAAGTACGCCCTGCCTCGGTTCACCGAGGTTATGGATGAGCGCACCCGCACGATCGAAGAGGGTCTCGCCCTGGCGGACAAGGCCAAGGCGGACCAGCACGACGCCGAGCTCCAAGCCGCCCGTCTGGTTGAGGAGGCGCGCCGTGAGGCCGCCCAGATCCGTGGTCAGGCCCAGGACGAGGCCCGCGCCATCGTCGCCCAGGCACGCACCGAGGCACAGGCTGAGTCCGGTCGCGCGCTTGAGGTAGCCCAGCGTCAGATCCTGGCAGACAAGCAGGCCGCGCAGATCTCTCTGCGCTCCGACGTCGGTCTCCTGGCGACCTCGCTGGCCGAGAAGATCGTCGGTGAGCAGCTGAGCGACGCCGCCGCGTCCTCACGGGTTATTGACCGCTTCCTGGACAGCCTGGAGGCGGATACTGACGCCGCCGCGCAGGCCGCTGCCCGCGGGGAGGCTCGGTGA
- the atpB gene encoding F0F1 ATP synthase subunit A — protein MISSASLAASLVLRVPGVPGQGGGTLVASEGGFEPPSLDDFFPPAFAFLGTPFELNRVMMVRMVMAIALVLLFGIGAARAKTVPGRFQNVLELLIEFVRKNIADEILGKTYGARYAPILTTMFLGILFLNISGVIPGLQIASTGVVAMPLIFAVVSYVVFIYAGVRTNGVGHYIRGTLLPSGVPGFLAPLIIPIEFLSNLVLRPLTLTIRLMANMISGHLLLALCFVGTNALFVYASAELKAIGVVTLAAGIAFLLLEAFIAALQAYIFTLLTAVYIDSSVHMH, from the coding sequence GTGATCTCGAGCGCATCGCTCGCAGCGAGCCTGGTGCTACGCGTACCCGGAGTACCCGGACAAGGGGGTGGCACCCTCGTGGCGTCGGAGGGCGGCTTTGAGCCACCGTCCCTGGATGACTTCTTCCCACCGGCCTTCGCCTTCCTGGGTACGCCCTTTGAGCTCAACCGCGTCATGATGGTGCGGATGGTCATGGCGATCGCCTTGGTCCTGCTCTTTGGCATCGGTGCCGCTCGGGCCAAGACGGTGCCCGGACGCTTCCAGAACGTCCTGGAGCTGCTTATCGAGTTCGTGCGCAAGAACATCGCGGACGAGATCCTCGGCAAGACCTACGGCGCGCGCTACGCCCCGATCCTGACCACGATGTTCCTGGGGATCCTCTTCCTTAACATCTCCGGTGTCATCCCCGGCCTGCAGATCGCCTCCACCGGTGTGGTGGCGATGCCGCTTATCTTCGCGGTGGTCTCCTACGTCGTCTTCATCTATGCCGGTGTCCGCACCAACGGCGTGGGGCACTACATCAGGGGCACGCTCCTGCCCTCGGGTGTCCCCGGCTTCCTGGCCCCGCTCATCATCCCGATCGAGTTCCTGTCCAACCTGGTGCTGCGGCCCCTGACCCTGACCATCCGACTCATGGCGAACATGATCTCCGGGCACCTGCTGCTGGCCCTGTGCTTCGTGGGTACGAACGCGCTGTTCGTCTACGCCTCGGCCGAGCTCAAGGCCATCGGCGTGGTCACTCTGGCCGCAGGTATCGCCTTCCTGCTGCTGGAGGCCTTCATCGCCGCCCTGCAGGCCTACATCTTCACCCTGCTGACCGCTGTCTACATCGACTCCTCGGTGCACATGCACTGA
- a CDS encoding F0F1 ATP synthase subunit epsilon: MSGARELSVAIVSRRGGRIWQGPARSASVPLVDGELGVLPGRQPILALLGRGTVRVVTMQETTESVEVAGGFCSVDHDVVTVAADRVGDEITGDESDIDLIHEEIVETDSQDLD; encoded by the coding sequence ATGTCAGGAGCACGTGAGCTGAGTGTCGCGATCGTCTCCCGACGCGGCGGGAGGATCTGGCAGGGTCCTGCACGAAGCGCCTCGGTCCCGCTGGTTGACGGCGAGCTGGGGGTCCTTCCCGGCCGCCAGCCGATCCTGGCCTTGCTCGGGCGTGGCACGGTGCGTGTGGTGACGATGCAGGAGACCACCGAGAGCGTCGAGGTCGCCGGTGGCTTCTGCTCGGTGGACCACGACGTGGTTACCGTGGCGGCTGACCGCGTCGGGGACGAGATCACGGGCGACGAGTCTGACATCGACCTCATCCACGAGGAGATTGTTGAGACCGACTCTCAGGACCTGGACTGA
- a CDS encoding DUF2550 family protein has protein sequence MTTAGWCVIAVLAAALVLVALILLRVRLLAGQVGSFECALRRPGDRRWMSGVACFGDEAVEWYRLVSLSWRPKLCIPRQDMVLADARRRGAGGRVVDVACQVGQVRYDLGMLEDSHSALVAWLESAAPAQPRLF, from the coding sequence ATGACGACGGCGGGCTGGTGCGTGATCGCGGTCCTCGCGGCTGCACTGGTGCTCGTTGCCCTCATCCTGCTGCGGGTACGGCTGCTGGCTGGCCAGGTCGGCTCCTTCGAGTGCGCGTTGCGCCGTCCCGGTGACCGGCGTTGGATGAGCGGGGTGGCCTGCTTCGGGGACGAGGCGGTGGAGTGGTACCGGCTCGTGTCCTTGTCCTGGCGCCCAAAGCTCTGCATACCGCGCCAGGATATGGTGCTGGCTGACGCCCGCAGGCGTGGAGCAGGCGGCCGGGTGGTGGACGTGGCCTGTCAGGTTGGACAGGTCCGTTATGACCTGGGGATGCTGGAGGACTCGCACTCGGCGCTCGTGGCCTGGCTGGAGTCGGCCGCGCCCGCTCAGCCGCGGCTGTTCTAA
- the atpH gene encoding ATP synthase F1 subunit delta — protein MNTGTAASRQAAREAWEPVLALAGAQGQELGEQILSVAHQVARHRLTGPLTDPGREPADKAALARRLFEGKVDDRVVELFQALVHGRWSRPADLVTALHDLGIAAVLAGARSGGTVGDVEQELFAVTEVITSNRELRQALEPSRRTTTDDRVRLAHSLFASRLSAPAMSLLTWCVRHRAQGGVPRNLRRVTELAAAIQSRVIADVVTAVPMTVAQEERLTAILRRRLGSDVELNTMVDPAVVGGVKITAGDIVFDSTVSSSIHDLRTALAS, from the coding sequence GTGAACACCGGAACCGCAGCCTCCAGGCAGGCCGCCCGCGAGGCCTGGGAGCCTGTGCTCGCCTTAGCGGGGGCGCAGGGCCAGGAGCTCGGCGAGCAGATTCTGTCCGTGGCGCACCAGGTTGCCCGTCACCGGCTCACAGGGCCGCTGACAGACCCTGGTCGTGAGCCTGCGGACAAGGCTGCGCTGGCTCGGCGCTTGTTCGAGGGCAAGGTCGATGACCGCGTCGTCGAGCTCTTCCAGGCGCTCGTACATGGGCGCTGGTCCCGACCGGCGGACTTAGTCACCGCACTCCACGACCTCGGCATCGCCGCGGTCCTGGCCGGCGCGCGCTCGGGCGGCACGGTAGGAGACGTTGAGCAGGAGCTCTTCGCCGTCACCGAGGTCATCACCTCCAACCGCGAGCTGCGTCAGGCCCTGGAGCCCTCGCGGCGCACGACGACCGATGACCGTGTGCGCCTGGCCCACTCGCTGTTCGCCTCACGCTTGTCAGCCCCGGCAATGAGCCTGCTGACCTGGTGCGTGCGGCACCGGGCGCAGGGCGGGGTCCCGCGCAACCTGCGCCGCGTCACCGAGCTGGCGGCAGCCATACAGTCACGCGTCATTGCGGACGTCGTGACTGCTGTGCCGATGACGGTGGCCCAGGAGGAGCGGCTGACCGCAATCCTGCGCCGGCGGCTAGGCAGCGACGTCGAGCTCAACACGATGGTCGATCCGGCAGTCGTCGGTGGGGTCAAGATCACCGCCGGAGACATCGTCTTCGACTCCACCGTGAGCTCTTCCATTCACGACCTGCGGACGGCTCTGGCGTCCTGA